A genomic region of Pontibaca methylaminivorans contains the following coding sequences:
- the exbD gene encoding TonB system transport protein ExbD gives MPSRFRNSLTDDLRDNHEINVVPFIDIMLVLLIIFMVAAPLATVDVDVDLPGSNAPRAERPDEPIYLTLKSDLTLALGETPVTREDIAGRLEQETGGDHEARIFLRADKGVDYGEFMEVMNLLRSAGYLKIALVGLEGGAAAAAAAGVSDPDEQAAP, from the coding sequence ATGCCAAGCCGTTTCCGCAACAGCCTGACCGATGACCTGCGGGACAACCACGAAATCAACGTGGTGCCGTTCATCGACATCATGCTCGTGCTTCTCATCATCTTCATGGTCGCGGCGCCGCTCGCGACGGTGGATGTGGACGTGGACCTGCCGGGCTCCAACGCGCCGCGCGCCGAGCGGCCGGACGAGCCGATCTATCTGACGCTGAAATCGGATCTCACGCTTGCCCTTGGTGAAACCCCGGTGACGCGCGAGGACATCGCCGGCCGGCTTGAACAGGAAACCGGCGGCGATCACGAGGCGCGGATCTTCCTGCGGGCGGACAAGGGGGTCGATTACGGCGAATTCATGGAGGTGATGAACCTTCTGCGCTCGGCCGGCTATCTCAAGATCGCCCTTGTCGGGCTGGAGGGCGGCGCCGCAGCAGCAGCGGCCGCGGGCGTGTCCGACCCGGACGAACAGGCCGCACCATGA
- a CDS encoding Fe2+-dependent dioxygenase translates to MLIAIPGVLNPAEVSELRRALDAADWQDGRKTAGSQSYDVKRNHQLDPDSRTALELGQFILDRLAGNALFMSAALPHRILPPMFNRYAQEETFGIHVDNAIRSVPLTGERLRTDLSMTLFLSEPEEYDGGELVIEDQFGAQQVKLPAGHMVLYPSTSLHQVTPVTRGARVSSFFWLQSMVRSDERRTILFDLDQSIQSLSARNGANSPEAVRLTGIYHNLIRMWAEI, encoded by the coding sequence ATGCTGATCGCCATCCCCGGGGTTCTGAACCCGGCCGAGGTTTCCGAACTGCGCCGCGCGCTCGATGCCGCCGACTGGCAGGACGGGCGCAAAACCGCGGGTTCCCAGTCCTATGATGTGAAACGCAACCACCAGCTCGACCCCGACAGCCGCACGGCGCTGGAGCTCGGGCAGTTCATCCTCGACCGGCTGGCCGGAAACGCGCTGTTCATGTCGGCCGCCCTGCCCCACCGGATCCTGCCGCCCATGTTTAACCGCTACGCGCAGGAGGAAACCTTCGGCATCCATGTGGACAATGCCATCCGCTCCGTGCCGCTGACCGGCGAGCGGCTGCGCACCGATCTTTCCATGACGCTGTTCCTGTCCGAACCCGAGGAATACGATGGCGGCGAACTGGTGATCGAGGACCAGTTCGGCGCGCAGCAGGTCAAGCTGCCGGCGGGGCACATGGTGCTTTATCCCTCGACCTCGCTGCATCAGGTGACGCCGGTCACGCGGGGGGCGCGGGTGTCGTCCTTCTTCTGGCTGCAGAGCATGGTGCGTTCGGACGAGCGGCGCACGATCCTGTTCGACCTCGACCAGTCGATCCAGTCGCTGTCTGCCCGGAATGGTGCCAATTCGCCCGAGGCGGTGCGCCTGACCGGCATCTATCACAACCTGATCCGCATGTGGGCCGAGATCTGA
- a CDS encoding tetratricopeptide repeat protein — translation MQATKAGKQDSAAARAALALGQMLLNSGDAPAAIESFRMAARSGEAMALTMLGRIHDRGWGVAPDPVQAADWFRRAVDAGEAWAMFNLADLHLSGRGVTRDTATAHALYAKAAGHGHVQALNMLGMLAESGDGPDLPDAADDYFHAGAEAGDPWAMFNLARRMIETGHIESALGWLGRSLNCGFPDYWRAMAAGLAGHSDSRLRTLAAQARARTAAAATPAPDHHQEPPSC, via the coding sequence GTGCAGGCAACCAAAGCCGGAAAACAGGACAGCGCGGCCGCAAGGGCCGCGCTGGCGCTTGGGCAGATGCTGCTGAACAGCGGCGATGCACCGGCGGCCATCGAAAGTTTCCGCATGGCTGCGCGCAGCGGCGAGGCGATGGCGCTGACCATGCTCGGGCGCATCCATGACCGCGGCTGGGGCGTGGCCCCCGACCCCGTGCAGGCTGCCGACTGGTTCCGCCGCGCCGTCGATGCGGGCGAAGCCTGGGCGATGTTCAACCTGGCCGACCTTCACCTTTCCGGGCGCGGCGTGACACGGGACACTGCCACCGCGCATGCCCTTTACGCCAAGGCCGCGGGGCATGGTCATGTGCAGGCGCTCAACATGCTCGGCATGCTGGCCGAATCGGGTGACGGCCCGGATCTGCCCGACGCCGCGGACGACTATTTCCACGCCGGGGCCGAGGCCGGCGATCCCTGGGCCATGTTCAACCTGGCACGCCGCATGATCGAGACGGGGCACATCGAATCCGCGCTCGGCTGGCTGGGGCGTTCGCTCAACTGCGGCTTTCCCGACTACTGGCGCGCCATGGCCGCGGGGCTGGCCGGTCATTCCGACAGCCGCCTGCGCACCCTTGCGGCGCAGGCGCGCGCAAGGACCGCCGCCGCCGCCACCCCTGCCCCGGACCACCACCAGGAGCCGCCGTCATGCTGA
- a CDS encoding energy transducer TonB, with protein MSTGPDPLAAIHRGGGRSARVLLWAGAAVIALGAHVGAAVLILHVPEEDTAPDGPPPAIMVELAPLPETAEVDETEVGEAEQNLEDVEEQPEPEPEPEPEPEEPEPEPEPEPEPEPEEIPEVELPEAEVADPEIAAVRPKERPERPEPKKVEPEKPRETPREQPKPETPPQQAQTRAATQAPQAARNAATADSAAQASSNVSPSRWQSQLMAHLERRKRYPGAARARREEGTAQVRFSIDEQGNVTSVSLAASSGSAALDAAVVELVQRASPVPAPPPGVNRTIVAPIRFSIR; from the coding sequence ATGAGCACCGGGCCCGATCCCCTTGCTGCGATACACCGCGGCGGCGGGCGGAGCGCACGCGTGCTGCTCTGGGCCGGGGCGGCGGTGATCGCGCTCGGCGCGCATGTGGGCGCGGCGGTGCTGATTCTCCATGTGCCCGAGGAAGACACGGCACCCGACGGGCCGCCGCCCGCGATCATGGTCGAGCTTGCCCCCCTGCCCGAAACGGCAGAGGTCGATGAAACCGAGGTCGGCGAGGCCGAGCAGAACCTTGAGGATGTCGAGGAGCAGCCCGAACCGGAACCCGAGCCCGAGCCCGAGCCGGAAGAACCGGAGCCGGAACCCGAACCGGAACCGGAACCCGAGCCCGAGGAAATACCCGAGGTGGAGCTTCCCGAAGCCGAGGTCGCGGACCCCGAGATCGCCGCCGTGCGCCCGAAGGAACGCCCGGAACGTCCGGAGCCGAAAAAGGTCGAACCCGAAAAGCCCCGCGAAACCCCGCGCGAACAGCCCAAGCCCGAGACCCCGCCGCAGCAGGCGCAGACCCGGGCCGCGACCCAGGCGCCCCAGGCTGCCCGGAATGCCGCCACGGCGGATTCGGCAGCGCAGGCCAGCTCGAACGTCTCGCCCTCGCGCTGGCAATCGCAGCTCATGGCGCATCTGGAGCGGCGCAAGCGCTATCCCGGCGCGGCACGGGCGCGGCGCGAAGAGGGCACGGCGCAGGTGCGCTTCTCGATCGACGAGCAGGGCAATGTGACCAGTGTCTCGCTGGCGGCCTCCTCCGGGTCGGCGGCGCTCGATGCGGCGGTGGTCGAACTCGTCCAGCGCGCCTCGCCGGTTCCGGCCCCGCCGCCCGGCGTGAATCGCACGATCGTGGCCCCGATCCGCTTCAGCATCCGCTGA
- the exbB gene encoding tonB-system energizer ExbB yields MTGRPGTGPRAVAFVLAGLLALAAPLHASPAGAQTVPPDQDSATETPEGTTPAPERAAPAAETGESPATADEAAPQTAQDTSPTSQAAPSGSENATPAQPDAAVTDVTRFRAMDAANDSASDSAGGPETPAPQATDGTAAQAAPIPSPIEDPAGALSSLLSTPEQSGELPDDLSPLGMYRNADVIVKLVMLGLIFASLVTWTVALFKALEIMGARTRAGKARRLVAEARSLRDAAERMKGSRGPAGEMLRAALTEAELSGPATDHAGGSGLKERVTSALDQIVASAGRRAAVGTGILATIGSTAPFVGLFGTVWGIMNSFIGIAEAQSSSLAVVAPGIAEALLATALGLVAAIPAVIIYNACARWITGYRHELSEVAAGIERLVSRDLDFRQLAAPHDLTARAAE; encoded by the coding sequence ATGACAGGCCGCCCCGGGACCGGACCGCGCGCGGTTGCTTTTGTCCTCGCCGGTCTGCTGGCGCTGGCCGCCCCGCTTCATGCCTCGCCCGCAGGGGCGCAGACCGTCCCGCCGGATCAGGACAGCGCAACGGAAACGCCCGAGGGCACGACACCGGCCCCGGAACGCGCGGCGCCCGCCGCCGAAACCGGCGAATCCCCGGCAACGGCCGACGAAGCGGCTCCGCAGACGGCGCAGGACACATCGCCAACGTCGCAAGCCGCGCCCTCCGGCAGCGAGAACGCGACTCCCGCACAGCCCGACGCCGCGGTCACCGACGTCACGCGGTTCCGTGCCATGGATGCTGCGAACGATTCGGCAAGCGATTCGGCGGGCGGGCCGGAAACGCCTGCACCCCAGGCCACCGACGGGACCGCGGCACAGGCGGCCCCGATCCCCTCGCCGATCGAGGATCCGGCCGGCGCCCTGTCGTCGCTGCTTTCCACCCCCGAACAGAGCGGCGAGTTGCCCGACGACCTTTCTCCGCTCGGCATGTATCGCAACGCCGACGTGATCGTGAAACTGGTGATGCTCGGGCTGATCTTTGCCTCGCTCGTGACCTGGACCGTGGCCCTGTTCAAGGCGCTCGAAATCATGGGCGCGCGGACACGGGCGGGCAAGGCGCGCCGTCTGGTCGCCGAGGCGCGGAGCCTGCGCGACGCCGCCGAGCGCATGAAAGGCAGCCGCGGCCCGGCCGGCGAGATGCTGCGTGCCGCCCTGACCGAGGCCGAGCTTTCCGGCCCGGCGACCGATCACGCGGGCGGCAGCGGGCTCAAGGAACGGGTGACTTCGGCGCTTGACCAGATCGTCGCAAGCGCCGGGCGGCGCGCGGCCGTCGGCACCGGCATCCTTGCCACGATCGGCTCCACCGCGCCCTTTGTCGGGCTGTTCGGCACCGTCTGGGGAATCATGAATTCGTTCATCGGCATTGCCGAGGCGCAATCGTCGAGCCTTGCGGTCGTGGCCCCCGGCATTGCCGAGGCGCTGCTTGCCACCGCGCTCGGCCTTGTTGCGGCGATCCCGGCGGTCATCATCTACAACGCCTGCGCGCGCTGGATCACCGGCTATCGCCATGAGCTTTCCGAGGTTGCCGCCGGAATCGAGCGGCTGGTCAGCCGGGATCTCGATTTCCGGCAGCTTGCCGCCCCCCATGACCTGACCGCCCGTGCCGCAGAGTAA